AAAGCGCATAACATGAGAGTCAACATCAAAATCACGTCTCCAAAAGAATTTCACTTTAAAAATGGAGCGCCGGAAGTTGATGCAACCGTTATCAAAACAACGGAGTTGATGAGCCAGAAGGCGGGCAGTCTCGCACATGCGATCCTGACAGAAATTTCTCCTGCCTTAGCGCTTAGAACCGTTAGTGGCAATTTGCTGTTGCTTCTACCTGAAACCAACCAAGGCATGAACCAAATGATTAAAGGCCATGCCATTTGGGCAAAAGTATTTCTGATTCCGTTTGGCACAAAAGAAGGCGCTGGCTTTTATGAAGATGAAAAGTTGACCTTACTTGGCCGCGCGATGGTGGCCGTTGTTAAAAGCAAAGAACTTTTATGATTATCAAAGAAAACCTACATACACTGCTGCTTGGCCAAGCTGAAACGGCTTATCCCGAAGAAACTGGCGGATTGCTACTTGGAAAAATTGTGGATGGCGCGCTTATCGTTGAAATGGTTTTGCCGCTGATTAACATCAGAGAAGAGTCGCGGCACAACCGCATTGAGCTCGATCCAATGGACTATGCCAAAGCGGAGCGAACTGCCATGAAGCACGGACTTGGCGTTTGGGGTTTTTACCACACCCATCCTGACGCGGACGCGATTCCGTCTGAATATGATCGACAACATTTTCCTTTCACGGAATGGTGGTATCCTATTTTGAGCGTTCGTAAGGGCATTTTTTCGGAAATGAAATGCTGGCAGCTAACCGACTCGCGAAAAGATTTCACGGAATGTATTATCAAAATCGTCACTGATTCTTAAACACGCACGTGCCAAATTTGCGAAACGCCCTCATATATCCAATTCAGAAAGTTAAAATTTCATTGAAATCAAAATTCGGCTTTTCGCCGCCAAAAGCCTTCGCATAATCTTCCGCTTTGTTAAAAATATCATCGGAATTCATGCAAATGAAGGACGAAATATGCGTATATTTTAACATTAAATGCGGATCTTTTGCAAATATAAAACTCAAATATTATGCTAATAGCAGTAGCAAGCCAAAATCGCAAAGAAATTACTGGCCACACCGGACGCTGCCATCGTTTTTGGATTTATGAAATGGTGGATGGAAAAATTCAGCAAAAAGAATTTTTAGAGTTGTCAAAAGAACAGTCGTTTCACTATGCGTCTGTTCATGAAGCGCATGAATTGGATCGCGTTGATGTGCTCATCTGTGGTGGCTTGGGACAAGGATTGGTTCAAAAGCTCGCACGGAAAAACATTACCGTTATTTCCACAATGGAAAAAGACATTGAGAAAGCAATAGCGGATTATTTATCCGGCTCGTTATCGCAGCTTTCACCAGAGGAACACGATCATGATGACGATCATGATCATGACCATCATCACGACTCGAATGAAACCACCTTTGTGCAATTAAGCGCCGGCCTGAACGCATTTGATGCCGATGGAAATGCGCCAGACAAAGAGGGAAACTGTCATCATCAGTCTGGTTGCAACCATGATGATCATCACGGCGAGAAGTCTCATGGCGGAAGTTGCCACCACTAATTGGGTTTTTCTTGAAAAGAAAAAGGCTACCAGAATATTTTTGGCAGCCTTTTTTCGTTAGCTATCGGATGAAGAATCATCATCGGAAGAGCCTTCCAGCTTCAATCCAACCATTTGCTCTTTAACTTGCGCATAAATTTTATTGAAAAGCGCCTCATCCGCTTTAAGTAACGTTTTCACGGTTTCGCGACCTTGCCCCAACTTGTCGTTTTCGTAGCTAAACCACGCGCCTGCTTTTTTCACGATTCCCAATTCGACAGCAAGATCAATCAATTCGCCGATTCGCGAAACGCCTTCACCATAAATAATATCAAATTCTACGGTTTTGAACGGCGGCGCAACTTTATTCTTTACAACCTTCACTTTGGTGCGATTGCCAACGATTTCCGTTCCGTCCTTAATTTGCGCGATTTTTCGAATATCGAGTCGAACTGAGGCATAAAACTTGAGCGCTTTTCCGCCAGTTGTGGTTTCTGGCGAACCGTACATCACGCCGATTTTGTCGCGCAATTGGTTGATGAAAATCGCGACACAGTTTGATTTTGAAATTGCGCCGGTGAGTTTTCTAAGTGCTTGGCTCATTAACCGTGCTTGCAATCCCATTTGGCTGTCGCCCATCTCGCCTTCGAGTTCGGCTTGCGGAACGAGCGCCGCAACCGAGTCGACGACAATGATGTCGACCGCTCCACTGCGGACGAGTGTTTCAGTAATGGAAAGCGCCTGCTCACCCGATTCCGGCTGACTAATCAAAAGCGATTTGATATCAATCCCGAGCTTTCGTGCATAAGATTGATCAAAGGCGTGCTCCGCATCGACAAACGCAGCAATGCCACCCGCTTTTTGAGCTTCAGCAATCGCATGAAGTGCCAAAGTCGTTTTACCGGACGATTCAGGACCATAAATTTCAACAATTCGCCCTTTCGGCAAACCGCCAACGCCGAGCGCATAATCCAGCGAAATTGATCCGGTTGAAACCACCGGAACTTGCACGACGGCATCATCACCGAGTCTCATGATTGCCCCTTTGCCAAATTGCTTTTCCAGCGATTCAACAGCGAGGTTCAGTTGCTTGAGTTTTTCGTCTTTTACTTTTTGCTCTTGCTCTTGGGATGATGCTTTTTCTTTTGCCATTTACGTTAAAAAGTGTAAAGTTATCGTCTGTTATAGTCTCCATCGATGGTGATATATGTAATTCCGTGAAATGGATTTTCAAAACCGCTATCAACGAAATCGCTTAATGATGCATCCGCGTGGCTTCACGTTGTCGGGTGAAATGTGCTTGCCATTTAAGAGCTGCTCAATTGCATCGTGCAAGTATGGCTCCGTCACCCGCTCCTCGCGCTGGTTATCATCAATTGGGCCATGATATTGAACAATGAGATTTTTATCGATCAAAAACGCTTCTGGCGTAACCGAAGCGCCATACATATCGGCCACTTTATTTTCCTCGTCTTTCAAAACAGGGAAGTTTAAGGATTTTGCTTTGGCGTGTGTATAAACTTCTTCAAACGACTCCGTCTGATTGGAATTGATGCCGATAAAATCAAGGTTATTCTCTTTTGCGTATTTGGCTAACTTGATTAACCGAAAATTATAGGCGTTGGAAACGGGGCATTCAGTTGAGAGAAATACAATGACAAAGCCAACTTTTCCTTTTCTTTTGCTTAATCGGTATGACTCCCCATCATGATCAGGAATCGAAAAATCAGGCGCTTTGTCACCTGGCTGCAACGATATTTGTGCAGCCGCTGCTAAAGAAACGAACGAAAAAATAACTAAAAGAATAACAGGGAATATCCATTTTTGAAGCACTTGTCTATTCATGGGCACCCGAAGGTTTATGGTTCATGCTTTGTGAAGAAACGGCTTGGTAGCTTGACTTGCTCTCAGCAAATCTAACACCGTTTCGACAAAAGGCCGATATTTAAGCCCTAACGCCTGCTTGGATTTTGAGTTATCAAAATATAGCGCTAATTCGGCTAATCTTACGCCATCAAATGTGACTGTTGATGTGCGCCGCATCACACTGGCCATCACCTCAGTGCCCATGCCAAGCACTCGCCCAAACCACTTATTGAGCGGCTCGGCTGTTCGGCTTCTACTTCCTGGAACGCGCGTTGTGAGATCAAAAAGCGCTTTGTAGGTTAAATTTTC
Above is a window of Chloroherpeton thalassium ATCC 35110 DNA encoding:
- a CDS encoding Mov34/MPN/PAD-1 family protein, whose protein sequence is MIIKENLHTLLLGQAETAYPEETGGLLLGKIVDGALIVEMVLPLINIREESRHNRIELDPMDYAKAERTAMKHGLGVWGFYHTHPDADAIPSEYDRQHFPFTEWWYPILSVRKGIFSEMKCWQLTDSRKDFTECIIKIVTDS
- a CDS encoding NifB/NifX family molybdenum-iron cluster-binding protein translates to MLIAVASQNRKEITGHTGRCHRFWIYEMVDGKIQQKEFLELSKEQSFHYASVHEAHELDRVDVLICGGLGQGLVQKLARKNITVISTMEKDIEKAIADYLSGSLSQLSPEEHDHDDDHDHDHHHDSNETTFVQLSAGLNAFDADGNAPDKEGNCHHQSGCNHDDHHGEKSHGGSCHH
- the recA gene encoding recombinase RecA; translation: MAKEKASSQEQEQKVKDEKLKQLNLAVESLEKQFGKGAIMRLGDDAVVQVPVVSTGSISLDYALGVGGLPKGRIVEIYGPESSGKTTLALHAIAEAQKAGGIAAFVDAEHAFDQSYARKLGIDIKSLLISQPESGEQALSITETLVRSGAVDIIVVDSVAALVPQAELEGEMGDSQMGLQARLMSQALRKLTGAISKSNCVAIFINQLRDKIGVMYGSPETTTGGKALKFYASVRLDIRKIAQIKDGTEIVGNRTKVKVVKNKVAPPFKTVEFDIIYGEGVSRIGELIDLAVELGIVKKAGAWFSYENDKLGQGRETVKTLLKADEALFNKIYAQVKEQMVGLKLEGSSDDDSSSDS
- a CDS encoding thioredoxin family protein, whose product is MNRQVLQKWIFPVILLVIFSFVSLAAAAQISLQPGDKAPDFSIPDHDGESYRLSKRKGKVGFVIVFLSTECPVSNAYNFRLIKLAKYAKENNLDFIGINSNQTESFEEVYTHAKAKSLNFPVLKDEENKVADMYGASVTPEAFLIDKNLIVQYHGPIDDNQREERVTEPYLHDAIEQLLNGKHISPDNVKPRGCIIKRFR